Proteins from a genomic interval of Symmachiella macrocystis:
- a CDS encoding HAD family hydrolase yields the protein MIRTFLFDMGNVLVHFCHDRMCSQIGDLCGKSGPEIRTVLIESELQFKFERGWLSEDEFQAVLQRLLEASFDRDELFHAGSDIFQPNTSIVPVLKALKAAGHRLVLLSNTSAPHLRFVQETYDVLEHFDDFVLSYEVGAVKPDAAIFEAALSKINCPPEECFYTDDIEEYVITARQFGLRAEVFTDTENLLTHLESHGVNLPPNWAA from the coding sequence ATGATCCGCACATTTCTGTTCGATATGGGCAATGTCCTCGTCCATTTTTGCCACGATCGCATGTGTTCGCAAATCGGCGATCTGTGCGGCAAATCAGGACCGGAAATCCGCACGGTATTGATTGAATCGGAACTGCAATTCAAATTCGAGCGGGGTTGGCTGTCGGAGGACGAATTCCAAGCCGTCTTGCAACGCCTGTTGGAAGCATCGTTCGACCGCGACGAACTGTTCCATGCCGGTTCTGATATTTTTCAACCGAATACCTCAATCGTCCCGGTCCTCAAAGCTCTCAAAGCGGCTGGACACCGCTTGGTGTTGCTCTCCAATACCAGTGCTCCGCACCTACGATTCGTGCAGGAAACCTACGATGTGCTGGAACATTTCGACGATTTCGTATTGTCCTACGAAGTCGGCGCTGTGAAACCCGATGCGGCGATTTTCGAGGCAGCGCTGAGTAAAATCAATTGCCCGCCTGAAGAATGTTTCTACACCGACGACATCGAAGAATACGTCATCACTGCTCGTCAATTCGGTTTACGCGCCGAAGTCTTCACCGATACGGAAAACCTATTGACGCACCTGGAAAGCCATGGCGTGAACCTGCCCCCCAACTGGGCCGCATAA
- a CDS encoding putative quinol monooxygenase, producing MIHLNVLLTVKDPGNVDKVRELLTECCRLSRAEPGCARFEVYHSNNDATRFVLNEHWESPEALDGHRQAKAYTEYYQPQVLPLVSREPHPSTLLEP from the coding sequence ATGATTCATCTCAACGTCCTACTCACAGTCAAAGACCCTGGAAATGTGGACAAGGTTCGTGAATTGCTCACCGAGTGTTGCCGACTCTCACGAGCCGAACCGGGCTGCGCGCGATTTGAAGTGTACCACTCCAACAACGATGCGACGCGGTTCGTGCTCAACGAACACTGGGAATCCCCCGAAGCGCTCGACGGCCATCGGCAGGCCAAGGCTTATACCGAATACTATCAGCCGCAGGTCCTCCCCCTCGTCAGCCGCGAACCGCATCCCTCGACTTTGCTGGAACCTTAA
- a CDS encoding sugar ABC transporter ATP-binding protein, giving the protein MTTPLLKLNGIAKSFSGVPALKPFSLELAPGSILGLVGENGAGKSTLIKLLSGLHQPNTGTITLCGRSLRFESPRAAINAGIATIHQELEYAAQLTVAENLLLGESWPRSFFGGVNWRSLHEEAQERLRAFGIDLPTHATMDQLTAAEKQEVSIAAALSRDAQLLILDEPTASLSEPEVRRLFGHLTKLQARGVAIIYVSHRLDEIFEITDRIAVLRDGDLVSTHATAEVTAGQLVHDMVGRPLDQVYPRSRLGTLGEVVLQLHSLTRSGMFRDISLNVRAGEIVGVAGLVGAGRSELARAIYGLYPADSGSMMLNGNTWKPRDPHAALRGGLVYIPEERKRQGLVLDHSLRESLSIGFAVIANRLGFVNRRRELEMVSAALTNYDIRATGPEQAIGTLSGGNQQKALIARWLERDPGMIILDEPTRGVDVGAKADIHAHIDRLAGAGKGVLFISSDLPELIGMSDRVLVMNRGTIETELSGEKLTEHNVILAASGLSPTDVPATGH; this is encoded by the coding sequence ATGACCACACCGCTCCTCAAACTGAACGGCATTGCCAAATCCTTCAGCGGGGTGCCCGCGCTGAAACCGTTCTCGCTGGAACTGGCACCGGGGTCGATTCTAGGACTGGTTGGCGAAAACGGTGCGGGCAAGTCGACGTTGATCAAACTGCTCAGCGGTCTGCACCAACCCAATACAGGGACGATCACGTTGTGCGGACGGTCGCTGCGTTTCGAATCACCGCGTGCGGCGATCAATGCGGGGATCGCTACGATTCATCAGGAATTGGAGTATGCGGCTCAATTGACGGTGGCGGAGAATTTGCTGCTGGGGGAGTCCTGGCCCCGCTCGTTTTTTGGCGGTGTGAATTGGCGGTCTCTTCACGAGGAAGCACAAGAGCGACTTCGCGCGTTTGGCATTGATTTGCCAACACACGCCACGATGGATCAATTGACAGCAGCGGAGAAACAAGAAGTCTCAATCGCTGCCGCGTTGTCCCGCGACGCACAGTTATTGATTCTCGACGAACCGACAGCCAGTCTTAGTGAACCGGAAGTGCGGCGGTTGTTCGGACATCTGACCAAACTGCAAGCGCGAGGCGTAGCCATTATTTATGTTTCGCATCGCCTGGACGAGATTTTTGAAATCACGGACCGCATCGCCGTGCTACGGGACGGCGACTTGGTGTCCACGCACGCAACCGCTGAAGTGACCGCCGGGCAACTGGTGCACGACATGGTCGGCCGCCCCCTGGATCAGGTCTATCCTCGCAGCCGCTTAGGCACATTGGGAGAGGTGGTGTTGCAACTGCATTCGCTGACGCGGTCGGGGATGTTTCGCGACATCAGTTTGAACGTGCGCGCTGGAGAAATCGTGGGCGTAGCGGGATTGGTTGGGGCGGGTCGTTCGGAATTGGCCCGCGCGATCTATGGGTTATACCCGGCGGACTCGGGCTCCATGATGTTAAACGGAAATACTTGGAAACCACGAGACCCCCATGCGGCCTTGCGCGGCGGGTTGGTCTATATTCCTGAAGAACGCAAACGTCAGGGTTTGGTGTTGGACCATTCACTGCGAGAATCGTTGAGCATCGGATTCGCGGTTATTGCAAATCGGCTGGGCTTCGTGAACCGCCGTCGAGAACTGGAGATGGTCTCGGCCGCTTTAACGAATTATGACATCCGCGCCACCGGCCCGGAACAAGCCATTGGCACACTCAGCGGCGGCAATCAGCAAAAGGCTTTGATTGCTCGCTGGTTGGAACGGGACCCGGGGATGATTATTCTCGACGAACCGACCCGCGGCGTCGACGTCGGAGCCAAAGCCGACATCCACGCACACATCGACCGTTTAGCGGGAGCGGGAAAAGGGGTGTTATTCATTTCCAGCGACTTGCCGGAACTCATTGGCATGAGCGATCGCGTGTTGGTCATGAATCGCGGCACCATTGAAACGGAACTCAGCGGCGAGAAACTGACCGAACACAACGTGATCCTAGCCGCCTCAGGATTGTCACCAACTGACGTACCGGCCACTGGCCACTAA
- a CDS encoding ABC transporter permease — translation MSAPTRTMRRFTSWHLLVLPLLFVVELAVFAPISGVQFDSTEAFGRSSRYYATDLITHAAPLIVLVVGMTAVLMTGGIDLSIGSMVALIAAVMATFDPGASFWWTAVPLGLLCGLGLGCFNGFLIARLDVPPIIATLGTLFLFRGLCEVRLGDQEFGTFYDVPGYAWFGGLSGSLLLITLVVVLGGGWFFHSRLRRELLMLGGNRVAARYAGIPVFRRTTQVYTAMGGFAFVAAICFTARNGSVSATSFAGLELQVIVAVVLGGTRVEGGNGSIIGSVIGLLMITVLDEGLRSAEMFHADVLPFKIQHLKYVLMGALLVIGVWINRPADNSNG, via the coding sequence ATGAGCGCCCCCACACGCACAATGCGCCGATTCACATCATGGCATCTGCTGGTTTTACCCCTACTTTTTGTGGTGGAGTTGGCGGTCTTTGCTCCGATCAGCGGCGTGCAGTTTGATTCGACAGAAGCATTCGGGCGTTCCAGTCGTTACTATGCAACCGATTTGATCACGCATGCTGCGCCGTTGATCGTGCTAGTTGTGGGGATGACTGCCGTGCTGATGACCGGCGGCATCGACTTGTCCATCGGGTCGATGGTGGCCTTGATCGCTGCCGTGATGGCAACGTTTGATCCCGGTGCGAGTTTTTGGTGGACGGCGGTGCCGTTGGGACTGCTGTGTGGATTGGGTCTGGGCTGCTTCAACGGATTTTTGATTGCGCGCTTGGATGTCCCCCCGATCATCGCCACCTTGGGGACTTTGTTTTTATTCCGCGGTTTGTGCGAAGTCAGGTTGGGAGATCAGGAATTCGGCACGTTCTACGATGTTCCCGGTTATGCGTGGTTTGGCGGGCTGAGTGGATCGCTGTTGCTAATTACGCTGGTGGTCGTGCTGGGCGGCGGTTGGTTTTTCCATTCGCGTCTTCGTCGGGAACTGTTGATGTTAGGCGGCAATCGCGTCGCGGCTCGATATGCGGGAATCCCGGTGTTTCGCCGCACGACACAGGTCTACACGGCAATGGGCGGGTTCGCGTTTGTGGCGGCCATTTGTTTTACAGCGCGTAACGGTTCGGTCTCGGCAACATCGTTTGCCGGACTGGAACTGCAAGTCATCGTCGCCGTGGTATTGGGGGGCACCCGCGTCGAAGGGGGAAATGGATCGATCATCGGCTCGGTGATCGGCCTGTTGATGATCACCGTCTTGGATGAAGGTTTGCGGAGCGCGGAAATGTTCCACGCCGACGTCCTGCCCTTTAAGATTCAACACTTGAAGTACGTCTTGATGGGAGCCCTGCTGGTGATCGGCGTCTGGATCAACCGCCCCGCGGACAATTCCAACGGTTGA
- a CDS encoding GGDEF domain-containing protein gives MPSTIETLNRLKSWPLWLAVLAALALAAVVGWVDYIVGDAFDLSLLYVPIIAIVCWVVNLRAAVMFAVLCSLIWLMDDWMASGIALHEVNVYWESAVRFLLFVAFAVVLTHLQTALQRESALARSDPLTGLANMTSFVEEAERVSHHSRRGQTPITVIFLDCDHFKEVNDRFGHPQGDALLKDVADCIRSSIRHQDVAARMGGDEFAILCPSMDESLARQIAERVKGDLDVKMQSGNWSVTFSIGVATFPIAPPSVADLIRESDNLMYAVKHATRDGVRFKTVSNVPDVA, from the coding sequence ATGCCTTCTACTATCGAAACTCTCAATCGTTTGAAATCCTGGCCGCTCTGGCTGGCGGTCCTTGCCGCACTGGCGCTGGCCGCCGTCGTCGGTTGGGTCGACTATATAGTCGGCGATGCGTTTGATTTGTCGTTGCTCTATGTCCCGATCATTGCCATCGTCTGCTGGGTCGTGAACCTGCGGGCCGCCGTGATGTTTGCCGTGCTTTGTTCGCTCATTTGGCTCATGGACGATTGGATGGCGTCCGGCATTGCCTTACACGAGGTCAACGTCTATTGGGAATCGGCCGTACGGTTTTTGTTGTTTGTGGCCTTTGCGGTCGTGTTGACTCATTTGCAAACCGCATTGCAACGTGAATCGGCCTTGGCCCGTAGTGACCCATTGACTGGTTTGGCCAATATGACCTCCTTTGTCGAAGAGGCTGAGCGAGTGTCGCACCACAGTCGTCGCGGACAGACACCGATCACAGTCATTTTCTTGGATTGTGATCATTTTAAGGAGGTCAATGATCGATTCGGTCACCCGCAAGGAGATGCCCTCCTGAAAGATGTCGCCGATTGCATTCGCTCCAGTATTCGTCACCAAGACGTTGCTGCGCGTATGGGGGGAGATGAATTTGCGATTCTCTGTCCTAGCATGGATGAATCGCTCGCCCGACAAATCGCCGAGCGGGTCAAAGGGGATTTGGATGTCAAGATGCAGAGCGGCAATTGGTCAGTCACGTTTAGCATCGGCGTCGCCACATTCCCGATTGCCCCTCCCTCGGTTGCCGATTTGATTCGAGAATCCGATAATCTGATGTATGCCGTCAAACATGCCACGCGCGATGGCGTGCGGTTTAAGACCGTCAGCAACGTGCCCGACGTCGCATAG
- a CDS encoding acetolactate synthase, with translation MSFGDDEVMDPLTMRGRDWPGLRQFCVFAENRVGALHSLLRRFEGHDIRVVALSIDNSVDCAIVRLMLNNTERGREILDLSGLTYSEVDLVGVELPESSQPHVEICIALLQAELNVHYTYPLLFRRNGRGAIALSVDDVDLAMKTLQDKGLRLISERDLWDQDDEMY, from the coding sequence ATGAGTTTCGGCGATGACGAAGTGATGGATCCGTTGACGATGCGCGGCCGCGATTGGCCGGGTTTGCGGCAATTTTGCGTATTCGCAGAAAACCGCGTCGGCGCGCTCCACAGTCTGTTGAGGCGATTTGAAGGACATGACATCCGTGTCGTGGCTTTAAGCATCGACAATTCTGTCGACTGTGCCATCGTGCGCTTGATGCTCAACAACACCGAACGAGGACGGGAAATCCTCGACCTGTCCGGTCTCACTTATTCCGAAGTGGATCTGGTCGGCGTGGAGCTTCCAGAAAGCTCACAGCCGCATGTTGAAATATGCATCGCCCTGCTGCAAGCAGAACTCAACGTGCATTACACCTATCCCTTGTTGTTCCGCCGCAATGGCCGGGGGGCCATCGCATTGTCGGTCGACGATGTCGACTTGGCGATGAAAACGCTCCAGGACAAAGGACTGCGGTTGATCTCTGAACGGGATCTGTGGGACCAAGACGACGAGATGTACTAA
- a CDS encoding amidohydrolase family protein — translation MPRTTSSTTRRSFLKTTAAASLTMASVAARADGKSKTPVVDTHMHVWAADLKMFPFARKMKAPKIPATVELLNAEMDQFGIDYCVLVQVIYHGWDNSYVAECIKRFPDRFRGHGLIDPEDPNVADKLDYWMREHQFAGMRFSPVYYRGKDDWLNARSRDPLWEKAAELGAIFNMFIASQQLPKLDEMIARHPTVPVVIDHLANTDFTVADPSVEFGKLLALAKYPQVYCKVSELNIRSPSKKFPYKDTWPWVERMYDAFGPDRLMWGTGFPGATRAQDRRPPLTDELALIREEIPFFSDEDRQKIMGINAAKLWKFGNA, via the coding sequence ATGCCGCGCACGACCTCATCGACAACCCGCCGTTCGTTTTTGAAAACCACCGCCGCGGCTTCGCTGACTATGGCGAGTGTTGCGGCGCGAGCGGATGGAAAATCTAAGACCCCGGTCGTCGATACGCACATGCATGTTTGGGCGGCCGATCTGAAGATGTTTCCCTTCGCCCGCAAAATGAAGGCGCCGAAAATCCCCGCGACCGTGGAATTGCTCAATGCGGAGATGGATCAGTTCGGCATCGATTATTGCGTGCTGGTGCAGGTGATTTATCACGGCTGGGACAACAGCTACGTAGCCGAGTGCATCAAACGCTTTCCCGACCGGTTTCGCGGCCATGGCTTGATTGATCCCGAAGATCCAAACGTGGCGGACAAGTTGGACTACTGGATGCGCGAGCATCAGTTTGCCGGGATGCGGTTTAGCCCGGTTTATTATCGCGGTAAGGACGATTGGTTGAACGCCCGGTCGCGCGATCCGTTGTGGGAAAAAGCGGCGGAGTTGGGGGCGATCTTCAATATGTTCATCGCCAGCCAGCAGCTCCCCAAGCTCGATGAGATGATCGCGCGGCATCCCACGGTCCCGGTGGTGATTGACCATTTGGCCAACACCGATTTCACCGTCGCGGATCCGTCGGTGGAATTCGGCAAACTGCTCGCGCTGGCCAAGTACCCGCAGGTGTACTGCAAGGTTTCGGAATTAAACATCCGTTCGCCTTCGAAAAAGTTCCCCTATAAAGACACTTGGCCTTGGGTCGAGCGGATGTACGATGCGTTTGGACCGGATCGTTTGATGTGGGGCACCGGCTTTCCCGGAGCAACACGGGCCCAAGACCGACGTCCGCCGTTGACGGATGAGTTGGCATTGATTCGCGAAGAGATCCCATTTTTTAGCGATGAAGACCGGCAAAAAATCATGGGCATTAATGCCGCTAAACTTTGGAAATTCGGCAACGCCTAA
- a CDS encoding SMP-30/gluconolactonase/LRE family protein, with translation MGPRRRDVLTAAPPTLSKGDTLDFRNVGPPTDFLETADPVSAAANVAFLEGPTATADGRVFFSDIANNRIMVLDTATGDCQPWRIASGCANGLLFDADGRLLACEGDNWQPHTGNRRISRTDVQTGQYEVLTERFEGARYNAPNDIAARSNGQIFFTDPCYGDRSQMEMEHESIYRIDPDGAVTRLITQPEIQRPNGIALSPDEETLYIVDSCPVVGGNRKIWAFTLSDSGDVSDQRCVIDFAPGRGVDGMAVDTQGTLYLAAGIARPRGPHETDDVPPGIWIVTPAGEIQGRIPIPEDVLTNVTFGGDDLRTLFVTAGKTLFQTRTTIPGFVVHRKL, from the coding sequence GTGGGACCAAGACGACGAGATGTACTAACCGCCGCGCCGCCGACATTGAGCAAAGGGGACACCTTGGATTTTCGTAATGTGGGACCGCCGACGGATTTTCTGGAAACGGCCGATCCCGTTTCCGCCGCCGCCAACGTCGCTTTTCTGGAAGGCCCAACTGCGACGGCCGATGGCCGCGTCTTTTTCTCGGACATCGCCAACAACCGCATCATGGTCCTGGATACGGCAACCGGCGATTGCCAGCCTTGGAGGATTGCCAGCGGTTGCGCGAATGGACTGCTGTTCGACGCCGACGGCCGGTTGTTGGCTTGCGAGGGAGATAACTGGCAACCGCATACGGGAAATCGGCGGATCTCGCGCACCGATGTTCAGACCGGCCAGTACGAGGTGCTGACCGAACGCTTTGAAGGCGCCCGATACAATGCGCCCAACGACATCGCCGCCCGCAGCAACGGTCAGATTTTCTTTACCGATCCGTGTTACGGTGACCGCTCACAGATGGAAATGGAGCATGAATCGATCTATCGCATTGATCCCGATGGAGCCGTCACGCGGTTGATCACGCAACCGGAGATCCAACGCCCCAACGGAATCGCGCTTTCACCGGACGAAGAGACGCTATACATCGTCGACAGTTGCCCGGTGGTCGGCGGCAATCGCAAAATCTGGGCCTTCACGCTTTCGGACAGTGGTGACGTCAGCGACCAGCGATGCGTGATTGATTTCGCGCCGGGACGCGGCGTGGATGGGATGGCGGTCGACACGCAGGGTACCTTGTACCTCGCCGCTGGAATTGCCCGCCCGCGGGGCCCCCATGAGACGGACGACGTGCCACCCGGCATTTGGATTGTGACGCCGGCGGGTGAGATTCAAGGACGGATTCCGATTCCCGAAGACGTGCTTACCAATGTCACGTTTGGCGGCGACGATCTCCGCACGCTGTTTGTCACGGCTGGGAAAACGCTGTTCCAAACGCGCACAACGATCCCCGGGTTTGTGGTACACCGGAAGTTGTGA
- a CDS encoding ABC transporter permease: MPQSHNIVIQYFSRVTPTVRHRLLFLLVGCALLLGFIFWQTSADDNSSFLAELSRIPVYLAPVIIAGLGLTGIIFAGGIDLSISTIIVVAGTVFGILYDYGANPGVCFFGCWLTAVALSSWNGLLVRWLGISPIIITLAGLQFYRGLALILADTLMPDFGGGMSIQQAAYQTPAKEYAGWILAVVVVAALVWEAYGKTFREFLALGCSPQACRIAGLHPRRILQMSYLVGGLFLGVAAVLYVTNRQVIEPARMAMGFELSVIGAVVLGGTNIFGGEGTMLGTVLGALFLYLIGQAMLYAGVSEYWRTAIEGAVIVAVIGFDCALHRRRKLLDELR, encoded by the coding sequence ATGCCGCAATCCCACAACATCGTGATTCAATATTTCAGCCGCGTGACGCCGACGGTGCGGCATCGCTTGCTGTTTTTGCTGGTGGGTTGCGCGTTGCTGTTGGGATTTATCTTCTGGCAAACATCAGCGGACGACAACTCGTCGTTTCTCGCTGAGTTGTCGCGGATTCCGGTTTATCTCGCTCCGGTGATCATTGCCGGGTTGGGGCTGACGGGGATTATATTCGCCGGCGGCATCGATCTTTCGATTTCAACAATCATCGTCGTTGCCGGCACGGTGTTTGGCATTCTGTACGATTACGGAGCCAATCCTGGGGTCTGCTTTTTCGGCTGTTGGCTGACGGCCGTGGCGCTTTCGTCGTGGAACGGGCTGTTAGTGCGCTGGTTGGGGATCTCACCGATTATCATCACGCTCGCCGGTTTGCAGTTTTATCGCGGACTGGCGTTGATCTTGGCGGACACGCTGATGCCGGACTTTGGCGGCGGGATGTCGATTCAACAGGCGGCCTATCAAACTCCCGCCAAGGAATATGCCGGTTGGATATTAGCCGTCGTTGTTGTTGCTGCGTTGGTCTGGGAGGCGTATGGAAAAACATTTCGCGAATTTTTGGCGCTCGGCTGTTCACCGCAGGCATGCCGCATCGCGGGACTGCATCCGAGGCGTATTTTGCAGATGTCGTATTTGGTCGGCGGCCTTTTTCTGGGCGTTGCCGCCGTGCTGTATGTCACCAATCGGCAAGTCATCGAACCGGCGCGGATGGCCATGGGTTTTGAATTGAGCGTCATCGGAGCCGTGGTGCTGGGAGGGACGAATATTTTTGGCGGTGAGGGAACAATGTTGGGCACCGTGCTCGGCGCCTTGTTTTTGTATTTGATCGGACAGGCCATGCTCTATGCCGGCGTAAGCGAGTATTGGCGGACCGCAATCGAAGGGGCCGTGATCGTAGCGGTCATTGGTTTTGACTGTGCCCTCCATCGCCGACGAAAATTGTTGGATGAATTACGATGA
- a CDS encoding M1 family aminopeptidase — protein sequence MQQKCLRLWLTIVISVISTAQLLAADEPLRTAGDRPFDIQHIRLDLDISLKKKQITGAATIDLQLLRPLQVLKLDAVGLEVSKVLLAPDQSELDFSTTDDQLRIDLGATRPRGEKLRVVIRYQVRDPKAGMYFFGPTEGEPNVPWMMWTQGEPVANHHWFPCLDHPNERQTTEIVATVDAGYEVLSNGDLLSRKKSTDGKRERFHYKQSQPHVAYLVTLVVGEFEIGRETWGDVPVLYYVPPEQAGDIQRTFGRTKEMLTFFSERFGINYPWTKYAQIVVEQFIAGGMENTGATTLYSKVMHDERAMLDSSPDRLIAHELGHQWWGDLVTCKDWSHLWLNEGFATFCELMWAEHDLGVDEHDYMLYGKGKSARSDGPKKRPIVDYHYSDPGAMFDARAYPKGGWVLHMLRRQLGDDLFYTGLQKYGEKFRMKTAETSDLRKVLEEHTGRNLERFFYDWTARPGHPELEVATEYDPEDKLAKISVKQTQKGDAFHFPLAIEIRCKETSGPITVDKEITEKELTFYLPLPAAPELVRIDPQAAVLAELKEKKSRDLWKTQLLEAPTVIERIRAVEHFAESKKANDRELLKHVLEQDPFYGVRIEASKALAKSGGDVSRDALIAGLSQEHPKVRRACADALAKFPRDEKVIAVLNQRLQNGDASYYVEAAFATAFAKVQDEPPVEPLQRLLSQDSHGEVIRSAALRGLGYSTDPATLDLLVEWTGRSKPRSCRLAAAEAIATYFSRNEVSKPVREKTVETLAGYLKIDNRHVRRKIIESLGNMGKNAATARSILSSVADQDPDDRVRAAAKTALPKLDAETPATAEVGKLRTELDKLQKTNKELEDRLQKLESK from the coding sequence ATGCAGCAGAAATGCCTTCGTTTGTGGCTCACGATCGTTATATCCGTGATTTCCACCGCGCAGTTATTAGCGGCGGACGAACCGCTCCGTACTGCGGGGGACCGGCCGTTTGATATTCAACACATTCGCCTCGATTTGGACATCTCGCTCAAAAAGAAGCAGATTACCGGCGCTGCCACGATCGATTTGCAGCTACTACGCCCTCTGCAGGTCTTGAAGCTGGATGCGGTCGGATTGGAAGTTTCCAAAGTCCTGCTCGCTCCGGATCAGTCGGAATTGGATTTTTCGACCACCGACGACCAATTACGGATTGATCTCGGCGCAACCCGTCCGCGAGGAGAAAAACTTCGCGTCGTCATTCGTTATCAAGTGCGCGATCCCAAAGCGGGGATGTATTTCTTCGGTCCCACCGAGGGAGAACCTAATGTGCCGTGGATGATGTGGACCCAAGGGGAGCCGGTCGCCAATCATCATTGGTTCCCCTGTCTTGACCATCCCAACGAACGTCAGACGACCGAAATCGTCGCCACCGTCGACGCCGGTTACGAAGTCCTTTCCAACGGTGATTTGCTGTCGCGCAAAAAATCCACCGATGGCAAGCGCGAACGATTTCACTACAAGCAATCCCAGCCGCACGTCGCCTATCTGGTGACGCTCGTTGTCGGTGAGTTCGAAATCGGCCGGGAAACTTGGGGGGATGTGCCGGTGTTGTATTATGTCCCGCCCGAACAGGCTGGTGATATTCAACGGACATTCGGCCGCACCAAAGAGATGCTGACCTTTTTCAGCGAGCGGTTTGGAATCAATTATCCTTGGACGAAGTACGCGCAGATCGTTGTCGAACAATTTATTGCCGGGGGAATGGAAAACACTGGAGCGACGACGTTGTACTCCAAGGTGATGCACGACGAACGCGCGATGTTAGACAGCAGCCCTGATCGGCTGATTGCCCACGAACTGGGACATCAATGGTGGGGCGATTTGGTCACCTGCAAAGATTGGTCGCATTTGTGGTTGAACGAAGGTTTTGCGACCTTCTGCGAATTGATGTGGGCCGAACACGATTTGGGTGTCGACGAACACGACTACATGCTGTACGGCAAAGGCAAATCCGCCCGCTCCGACGGACCCAAAAAACGTCCTATTGTCGACTACCACTACTCTGATCCCGGGGCCATGTTCGACGCGCGGGCCTATCCCAAAGGGGGCTGGGTGCTGCACATGTTGCGGCGGCAATTGGGGGATGATCTGTTCTACACCGGACTGCAAAAATACGGCGAAAAATTCCGCATGAAAACCGCCGAGACATCTGATCTGCGCAAAGTGCTTGAAGAGCACACCGGCCGCAATTTGGAACGGTTCTTTTACGATTGGACCGCTCGACCGGGACATCCGGAACTGGAAGTCGCCACCGAATACGACCCCGAAGATAAACTCGCCAAAATTTCCGTCAAACAAACGCAAAAAGGGGACGCCTTTCATTTTCCACTGGCCATCGAAATTCGCTGCAAAGAGACTTCCGGCCCGATCACGGTCGACAAAGAGATCACCGAAAAGGAATTGACCTTTTACCTGCCTTTGCCTGCCGCTCCCGAATTGGTTCGCATCGATCCGCAGGCGGCTGTGTTGGCGGAATTGAAAGAGAAAAAATCGCGTGATCTGTGGAAAACACAACTCTTAGAAGCCCCCACGGTGATCGAACGTATCCGCGCCGTCGAACATTTTGCCGAGAGCAAAAAGGCCAACGATCGTGAGTTGCTCAAACATGTCTTGGAGCAAGACCCGTTTTACGGTGTGCGGATCGAAGCGTCGAAAGCGCTCGCTAAATCAGGCGGCGATGTTTCACGAGACGCGCTGATTGCGGGATTGTCACAAGAGCACCCCAAGGTACGTCGCGCCTGTGCTGATGCGTTGGCAAAGTTCCCACGCGACGAGAAAGTCATCGCGGTACTCAACCAGCGCCTCCAAAACGGCGATGCTAGTTATTACGTCGAAGCAGCGTTCGCCACCGCATTTGCCAAAGTCCAAGACGAACCGCCGGTGGAGCCCTTGCAACGTCTGTTGTCGCAAGACTCACACGGCGAGGTGATCCGCTCAGCGGCGCTACGCGGACTGGGATATTCCACCGATCCGGCGACCTTGGATTTGTTGGTCGAATGGACCGGACGGTCGAAACCCCGCAGCTGCCGTTTGGCCGCAGCGGAGGCGATTGCGACCTATTTTTCCCGCAACGAGGTTTCCAAACCGGTCCGTGAAAAAACGGTGGAAACGTTGGCCGGATACTTGAAGATCGACAACCGTCATGTGCGGCGCAAAATCATCGAGTCGTTGGGCAACATGGGCAAAAACGCCGCAACAGCGCGCAGCATACTATCCAGCGTTGCCGATCAAGATCCTGACGACCGCGTCCGGGCGGCGGCAAAAACCGCTTTGCCGAAATTGGATGCCGAGACCCCAGCCACTGCTGAAGTCGGCAAGTTGCGGACCGAATTGGATAAGCTGCAAAAAACCAACAAAGAGTTGGAAGACCGCCTGCAAAAACTAGAGAGCAAGTAA